The Peribacillus sp. FSL E2-0218 genome contains a region encoding:
- a CDS encoding M42 family metallopeptidase: MNHETLELFKTLTELPGASGNEHAVRSFMKTELEKYSDEIVQDRLGGIFGVKKGNEEGPTVLVAGHMDEVGFMVTSVTENGMIRFQPLGGWWSQVLLAQRVEIITDNGPVIGVIGSIPPHLLEESQRSKPMDIKNMLIDIGADDKEDVKRIGIKPGQQIVPICPFTPMANEKKILAKAWDNRYGCGLAIELLKDLQGETLPNVLYSGATVQEEVGLRGAQTAAFMIKPDLFFALDASPANDMSGSKSEFGQLGKGALLRILDRTMVTHRGMREFILDTAESNDIPYQYFVSPGGTDAGKVHIANEGIPSGVIGICSRYIHTHASIIHIDDYAAARELIGKLVRSCDKTTFETLKNNG, encoded by the coding sequence ATGAATCATGAGACTTTAGAACTTTTTAAAACATTGACGGAATTACCAGGTGCCTCGGGAAATGAACATGCAGTTCGGAGTTTCATGAAGACTGAACTGGAAAAGTATTCCGATGAAATCGTACAAGATCGCCTAGGCGGAATCTTTGGTGTGAAAAAAGGGAATGAAGAAGGACCGACTGTACTTGTTGCCGGCCATATGGATGAAGTGGGCTTCATGGTCACTTCCGTAACGGAAAATGGCATGATCAGGTTCCAGCCACTAGGAGGCTGGTGGAGCCAGGTGCTATTGGCCCAACGGGTCGAAATCATTACCGATAACGGTCCGGTCATAGGGGTCATCGGTTCGATCCCGCCTCATTTGTTGGAAGAATCGCAACGCTCAAAACCGATGGATATTAAAAATATGCTGATTGATATCGGTGCGGACGATAAGGAAGATGTGAAGAGAATCGGCATTAAACCTGGACAGCAGATTGTGCCCATTTGTCCATTCACACCGATGGCCAATGAGAAAAAAATCCTAGCAAAAGCATGGGATAATCGTTATGGCTGCGGACTGGCAATCGAGCTATTAAAAGATTTACAGGGTGAAACATTGCCGAATGTTTTATATTCAGGTGCGACGGTCCAGGAGGAAGTAGGATTACGGGGGGCACAAACAGCCGCCTTCATGATCAAGCCAGATCTGTTCTTCGCCTTGGATGCAAGCCCTGCAAACGATATGTCAGGCAGTAAAAGTGAATTTGGGCAGCTGGGGAAAGGGGCATTGCTCCGCATTTTAGACCGAACGATGGTTACGCATCGCGGCATGAGGGAATTCATCCTGGATACGGCCGAGTCGAATGATATTCCTTATCAATATTTCGTTTCCCCAGGCGGCACGGACGCCGGCAAGGTCCATATTGCCAATGAGGGGATTCCAAGCGGCGTGATTGGCATTTGTTCCCGCTATATTCACACACATGCATCGATCATCCATATTGATGATTATGCGGCTGCACGTGAATTGATTGGGAAGCTGGTTCGTTCTTGTGATAAAACGACTTTCGAGACATTGAAAAATAACGGTTGA